In the Candidatus Zixiibacteriota bacterium genome, ATGCTTCGGATAATTTTCTGTTTATCAAAGCTGTCGCTTTTCTAAATACGTCCACATCGCCTTTTTTGACTTCGGGTTCTGATGGCAGCGGCATTACCCCTCAAGGATTTTCGTTGTCGCAGATGCTCTTAAATCTGTTGACAGCAGCAGGATTTCTTCCGAGCCATTCCAGGCAATCATCGCCCGCTGGTTGGGTTCAAAAATTTCGATTCTGCTATCGAAAGGAATTGAACCTCGATCTGCATAAGTTGTTTGTGTGCCGAAAGCAATCAATAAACAGCAAATCCCTGAAACCAAAGGGAAGATTAACATCTCCTTGTCTTTCTTTAGAATACCCCAAGATGCTTGCATTGATGTCCATGTATAGAATACTCTGCCTAACATTTAATCTCCGATAGTTTTACTTTTACTCCGCCGCCCAGCCTTCCGGAAAACCAAACATCGATTCCGACTCAGTCGCCTCTTTCAGTATCATGCGCGAAATTACCAAACGCTGAACCTCGGAGGTGCCCTCGCCTATCTCATCAAGCTTGACATCACGCCACATTCGCTCGACCGGGAATTTATCGGTCAGGCCAATCTCGCCAAGGATGCCAATTGCTGACCAGCAAACATAAGTGCCAGCCTCAGAGGCGAAAAGCTTAGCCATCGCCGATTCTTTCGAGAACCGCTGGCCGGAATCTTTTAACACCGCCGAATGATAAACCAAATGACGCGCCGCCTGAATCTGGGTCGCCATATCAGCCAATTTAAAACCTATCCCCTGCTGATAACCAATCGGTTTGCCAGCCTGTTTTTTTAGTGCGGCATATTTGACAGCTACATCATAAGCGCCCTGCGCTAAACCTAATGCCATCGCCGCAATAGAGACTCTGCCGCCATCAAGGGTAATCATAAACTGCTTGAATCCGTGTCCCTCTTCGCCGACAAGGTCTTCATCGGGAATAAAGACATCATCAAAATGAAGGAAGCGTGTATCGGAGCCGCGCAGTCCCAGCTTGTTTTCTTTCTTGCCGCTGGAAAATCCCTCAGTACCATGTTTGACTATAAATGATGAGATACTCTTAGAGCCGGGTTCCTTAGAGGTGCGCGCCGTAAATACAGCCGTACTACAGATTCCGCCACAGGTAATCCAGCATTTAGTGCCGTTGACTTTATAGCCGCCGTCAACTTTGGCAGCGAAAGTTTTAGTGCCACCGGCATCAGAGCCCGCCCCCGGCTCGGTTAGGCCGAATGCCGCCAGCTTGCCGCCGGAGGTTATTTCCGGCAGGTATTTTTGTTTCTGCTGTTCCGTGCCAAATTTATATATCGGGTAATTGCCAAGCGAATTGTGCGCCGCGACAGTAATGCCTGTCGAACCGCACACACGGGAAAGCTCTTCCACCGCAATAGCATACGTTAACGTATCAGTATAGCTTCCGCCATACTTCTTATCGACCTGCATCCCCAGCAAACCCATTTCAGTAAGCTTGGGTATGATATGATCAGGGAACACCTGCTCACGGTCAACCCGCGTAGCATAAGAATTAACTTCGCTTTCGGCGAATTCCCGGATTTTCAGTCTATATTTTTCATGTTCCGGAGTTGTCCACATATTTTATCCTATAATTTAAACTATTGGTTTAACTAATTTACGCAATGTAATGATATATTGCATAATAGCAAATAATTATTTAATATTATTATTGTCCTTTCTTGCCCAGGTTCCTGTATATGACCATCCGCTGAACTTCCGATGTACCCTCGTAAATCTCGGTTACTCGAGCATCACGGAAATAACGCTCCACTGCATACTCCTTGACATAGCCATAGCCGCCATGAATCTGCACCGCCTGATTGGCGACAAAGTTAGCAGTCTCCGAGGCAGACAGTTTAGCCATTGAGCAATACTTTGAGGCGCGTCCTTTGTCTTTCATTACCGCCGCTTTATGGATAAGCAGTCTGGAGGCTTCAATCTTCAACGCCATATCCGAAAGCTTAAATTGGATAGCCTGAAAATTGGCAATCGGTCGTCCGAACTGCTCGCGTTCATGAGCATATTTATAAGCCTCCTCATAGGCGGCTTGAGCAATACCTATAGCTTGGGCGGCGATGCCTACTCTGCCATTATCGAGCAGACTTAAGGCGATTTTAAAACCCTTATTCTTTTCGCCGATAAGGTTTTCTTTGGGAACTTTGCAATCGATAAATGAAACCTCGCGCGTATCGGATGCCTTAAGTCCCATCTTTCTTTCTTTAGCGCCAATATTCAAACCATCAGTACCGGCATCGATAATAAAACATGATATACCCTTGGAGCCGGCTTCTTTATCGGTTAAGACAAATGCTATAAATACTTTTGCAAAACCGGCAGAGGTTATAAAAGACTTGGAGCCGTTTAGAACATAGCCGTCATCGGTTTCGACTGCAGTAGTTTTAAGCGAACCGGCATCGGTGCCGGAATTAGGTTCGGTCAGGCAATAGGCGCCGATATATTCGCCTGATGCCATTTTCTCGAGGTACTTATCTTTTAGATAATCGGAGCCAAACTCATAAAGCGCCCGACAGCAAAGCGAATCATGCACAGAAAGCCCGACCATAACAGCCGCCGACCCTCTGGCAAGCTCCTCCATGGCGCAGGCATAAGACAATGTATCGAGTTCTAAACC is a window encoding:
- a CDS encoding acyl-CoA dehydrogenase family protein, which gives rise to MWTTPEHEKYRLKIREFAESEVNSYATRVDREQVFPDHIIPKLTEMGLLGMQVDKKYGGSYTDTLTYAIAVEELSRVCGSTGITVAAHNSLGNYPIYKFGTEQQKQKYLPEITSGGKLAAFGLTEPGAGSDAGGTKTFAAKVDGGYKVNGTKCWITCGGICSTAVFTARTSKEPGSKSISSFIVKHGTEGFSSGKKENKLGLRGSDTRFLHFDDVFIPDEDLVGEEGHGFKQFMITLDGGRVSIAAMALGLAQGAYDVAVKYAALKKQAGKPIGYQQGIGFKLADMATQIQAARHLVYHSAVLKDSGQRFSKESAMAKLFASEAGTYVCWSAIGILGEIGLTDKFPVERMWRDVKLDEIGEGTSEVQRLVISRMILKEATESESMFGFPEGWAAE
- a CDS encoding acyl-CoA dehydrogenase family protein, whose product is MDFELGEDQKLMAEAAREFAEKKLMPIAEKMDEEEKVPQEIYAELAELGYFGMLLPEKYGGLELDTLSYACAMEELARGSAAVMVGLSVHDSLCCRALYEFGSDYLKDKYLEKMASGEYIGAYCLTEPNSGTDAGSLKTTAVETDDGYVLNGSKSFITSAGFAKVFIAFVLTDKEAGSKGISCFIIDAGTDGLNIGAKERKMGLKASDTREVSFIDCKVPKENLIGEKNKGFKIALSLLDNGRVGIAAQAIGIAQAAYEEAYKYAHEREQFGRPIANFQAIQFKLSDMALKIEASRLLIHKAAVMKDKGRASKYCSMAKLSASETANFVANQAVQIHGGYGYVKEYAVERYFRDARVTEIYEGTSEVQRMVIYRNLGKKGQ